Proteins encoded within one genomic window of Triticum aestivum cultivar Chinese Spring chromosome 2D, IWGSC CS RefSeq v2.1, whole genome shotgun sequence:
- the LOC123052480 gene encoding L-type lectin-domain containing receptor kinase SIT2, protein MGMFHLLLPILLFHGLIHRVAMGAAADDDRFVFSGFAGANLTLDGTATITTDGLLELTNGTVQLKGHAFFPAPFRLRGSRGGSAVRSFSASFAFGILTTYPNLSCHGIAFVVAPSSNFSAALAAQYMGLANIDNNGNASNRIFSAELDTMQNIEFDDIDNNHVGINIDGLRSVRSHATGYYDDDGEGENGGTFHSMSLISGDVMRAWVDYDGEAARIDVTVAPLERPRPSRPLVSASYNLSDVLTEPAYIGLSSATGPINSRHYILGWSFGVDAPAPAIDITKLPKLPRLGPKSRSKAPEIAVPIAIAAFLLALGVVAALVVRKRLRYTELREDWETEFGPHRFSYKDLFHATDGFDDKRLLGAGGFGSVYKGMLRTSKLEVAVKRVSHESRQGIKEFVAEVASVGHIRHRNLVRLLGYCRRKGELLLVYDYMPNGSLDKYLHCYDGGDKQAVMLNWAHRFQIIKGVASGLLYLHEKWDKVVIHRDVKASNILLDKEMNGRLGDFGLSRLYDHGTDPQTTHMVGTMGYMAPELVRTGKASPLTDVFAFGTFLLEVTCGQRPIREDDAEGDSILLVDWVLEHWHGGTLLETMDPTLQDDYNVDEVCLVLKLGLLCSHPHANARPRMQQIMEYLDGDTPVPELASTHLSFGVLALMKNSGFDPHVLAYPQSSVLSIGTISDLSGGR, encoded by the coding sequence ATGGGGATGTTTCACTTGCTGCTGCCGATCCTTCTCTTCCATGGCCTCATCCATCGCGTGGCCATGGGCGCCGCTGCTGATGACGACCGCTTCGTCTTCTCCGGCTTCGCCGGCGCCAACCTCACCCTCGACGGCACGGCCACGATCACTACGGACGGCCTCCTCGAGCTGACCAACGGCACGGTGCAGCTCAAAGGCCACGCGTTCTTCCCGGCTCCGTTCCGCCTGCGCGGGTCGCGCGGCGGCAGCGCGGTGCGGTCCTTCTCGGCCTCCTTCGCGTTCGGCATCCTCACCACCTACCCGAACCTCAGCTGCCACGGCATCGCCTTCGTCGTCGCGCCCAGCAGCAACTTCTCCGCCGCGCTGGCCGCGCAGTACATGGGCCTCGCCAACATCGACAACAACGGCAACGCCAGCAACCGCATCTTCTCCGCCGAGCTCGACACCATGCAGAACATCGAGTTCGACGACATTGACAACAACCACGTCGGCATCAACATCGACGGCCTCCGCTCTGTGCGGTCGCACGCCACCGGCTACTACGACGACGATGGCGAGGGCGAGAACGGCGGCACCTTCCATAGCATGAGCCTCATCAGCGGCGACGTGATGCGGGCGTGGGTGGACTACGACGGAGAGGCCGCGCGGATCGACGTCACCGTTGCCCCCTTGGAGAGGCCCAGGCCGTCAAGGCCCCTCGTCTCTGCAAGCTACAACCTCTCGGACGTGCTAACGGAGCCGGCGTACATAGGCCTCTCCTCCGCAACCGGCCCGATCAACTCGCGGCACTACATTCTTGGCTGGAGCTTCGGCGTGGACGCGCCTGCTCCGGCCATCGACATCACCAAGCTGCCAAAGCTGCCTCGTCTTGGTCCCAAGTCACGATCCAAGGCCCCGGAAATCGCTGTGCCAATTGCCATTGCAGCATTTCTACTGGCTCTCGGCGTGGTCGCGGCCCTCGTCGTGCGGAAGAGGCTGAGGTACACCGAGCTACGGGAAGACTGGGAGACGGAGTTCGGGCCGCACCGGTTCTCGTACAAGGATCTGTTCCATGCCACCGACGGGTTCGACGACAAGCGCCTACTCGGCGCAGGAGGGTTCGGCAGCGTGTACAAAGGAATGCTTCGGACATCGAAGCTGGAAGTTGCTGTGAAGAGAGTGTCCCACGAATCGAGGCAGGGCATCAAGGAGTTCGTCGCCGAGGTTGCCAGCGTTGGCCACATCCGGCACCGCAACCTTGTGCGGTTACTCGGTTATTGCCGGAGAAAAGGCGAGCTTCTCTTGGTGTATGACTACATGCCAAATGGCAGTCTTGATAAATATCTGCACTGCTATGACGGCGGAGACAAGCAGGCAGTGATGCTGAATTGGGCTCACAGGTTTCAGATCATCAAAGGCGTTGCATCTGGATTGCTCTACCTCCACGAGAAGTGGGACAAAGTTGTCATTCACCGGGACGTCAAAGCAAGCAACATACTCCTCGACAAGGAAATGAACGGGCGGCTAGGTGACTTTGGCCTCTCGCGGCTGTACGACCATGGCACCGACCCCCAAACCACACATATGGTTGGCACCATGGGGTACATGGCCCCGGAGCTTGTGCGCACGGGCAAGGCGTCGCCTCTCACAGATGTATTTGCCTTCGGCACGTTCCTCCTCGAGGTTACATGCGGGCAAAGGCCTATCAGGGAAGACGACGCCGAAGGCGATAGTATTCTGTTGGTTGACTGGGTGCTCGAGCATTGGCATGGCGGGACACTCCTCGAGACGATGGATCCAACACTGCAAGATGACTACAATGTCGACGAGGTATGCCTTGTGCTCAAGCTTGGGCTGCTGTGCTCACACCCGCACGCCAATGCAAGGCCAAGAATGCAACAGATCATGGAGTACCTTGACGGCGACACGCCGGTCCCGGAGTTGGCTTCAACGCATCTGAGCTTCGGTGTGCTAGCCCTAATGAAAAACAGTGGTTTTGACCCGCATGTACTGGCATATCCTCAATCTTCAGTGCTGAGCATCGGCACTATATCTGATCTATCCGGAGGAAGATGA